One bacterium genomic region harbors:
- the nikR gene encoding nickel-responsive transcriptional regulator NikR, with protein MVMERFGVSMDEELLKRFDLIVEARGYASRSEAIRDLIRKEIVNEDWAKPDAEVMGAVVIVYEHHEHELSNVLVEMQHQFHEAIVCSTHVHMDEHNCLEVILIKGRSADIKIVANKLISTRGVKHGELVCTTTGKTVI; from the coding sequence GTGGTTATGGAACGGTTTGGGGTTTCGATGGATGAGGAATTGCTAAAGCGGTTCGACTTGATTGTTGAAGCACGGGGATATGCTTCGAGGTCGGAGGCTATTCGTGATCTTATTCGAAAAGAGATCGTTAATGAGGACTGGGCCAAACCTGATGCTGAAGTAATGGGGGCTGTAGTTATTGTATATGAGCACCATGAACATGAACTATCAAACGTGCTGGTTGAGATGCAGCATCAGTTCCATGAAGCTATCGTCTGCAGCACACATGTACATATGGATGAGCACAATTGCCTTGAAGTTATATTAATAAAAGGAAGAAGCGCCGATATAAAGATAGTGGCTAACAAGCTCATCAGTACCCGTGGCGTCAAACATGGCGAGCTTGTCTGCACTACAACAGGGAAGACAGTCATCTAG